A window of Roseovarius sp. THAF27 contains these coding sequences:
- a CDS encoding Lrp/AsnC family transcriptional regulator gives MWKIDDLDRKILHQLQRDASLGLEEIGTRVGLSRNACWRRIKTMEEAGIIRARVTLLDAAKLNLGLTVFIQVRAAKHDAQWLETFARATRALPEIQGVYRMTGDLDYLIRARVADMADYDRLYQTLVARVPMRDVSASFVMEEIKDTTALPL, from the coding sequence ATGTGGAAAATCGACGATCTCGACCGGAAAATACTGCACCAACTGCAACGCGACGCATCCCTTGGGCTGGAGGAGATCGGCACCCGCGTCGGCCTCTCGCGCAACGCCTGCTGGCGCCGCATCAAGACGATGGAGGAGGCCGGCATCATCCGCGCCCGCGTCACGCTTCTGGATGCCGCCAAGCTGAACCTCGGCCTCACCGTCTTCATCCAGGTCCGCGCCGCCAAGCATGACGCTCAATGGCTCGAAACCTTCGCCCGCGCCACCCGCGCCCTGCCGGAAATCCAGGGCGTCTACCGCATGACCGGCGATCTCGATTACCTGATCCGCGCCCGCGTGGCGGACATGGCCGACTACGACCGGCTCTACCAGACGCTCGTCGCCCGCGTGCCGATGCGCGACGTCTCCGCCAGCTTCGTGATGGAGGAAATCAAGGACACCACGGCCCTGCCGCTATGA
- a CDS encoding DUF1467 family protein, giving the protein MGIASGIVLFLVIWFMTFLIALPIRIQTQGEAGTTVDGTHKGSPEKHHLRKKFIIVTGVAFVLWAIAAYVILGGVITVEDIDFFGTMSGARN; this is encoded by the coding sequence ATGGGAATCGCGTCGGGCATCGTTCTGTTTCTGGTGATCTGGTTCATGACCTTCCTGATCGCCCTGCCGATCCGCATCCAGACGCAGGGCGAGGCGGGCACGACCGTGGACGGTACGCACAAGGGATCGCCCGAGAAGCATCACCTGCGCAAGAAATTCATCATCGTGACCGGCGTGGCGTTCGTGCTGTGGGCGATTGCGGCCTATGTCATACTGGGCGGGGTGATCACGGTGGAGGACATCGATTTCTTCGGCACCATGTCGGGGGCGCGGAACTAG
- the mce gene encoding methylmalonyl-CoA epimerase — translation MIGRLNHVAIAVPDLEAAADQYRTALGANVGAPQDEPDHGVTVIFIELPNTKIELLYPLGEDSPINGFLEKNPAGGIHHVCYEVEDILAARDRLKESGARVLGSGEPKIGAHGKPVLFLHPKDFNGCLVELEQV, via the coding sequence ATGATCGGACGCCTGAACCACGTGGCCATCGCCGTGCCCGACCTCGAGGCGGCGGCGGACCAGTATCGCACCGCATTGGGCGCCAATGTGGGCGCGCCGCAGGACGAGCCTGATCACGGCGTGACGGTGATTTTCATCGAACTGCCGAACACCAAGATCGAATTGCTGTATCCGTTGGGCGAGGACAGCCCGATCAACGGGTTCCTGGAAAAGAACCCGGCGGGCGGTATTCACCACGTCTGTTACGAGGTCGAGGACATCCTCGCCGCCCGCGACCGCCTGAAGGAAAGCGGCGCGCGGGTGCTGGGCAGCGGCGAGCCCAAGATCGGGGCGCATGGCAAGCCGGTGCTGTTCTTGCATCCCAAGGATTTCAACGGCTGCCTTGTGGAACTGGAGCAGGTCTGA